The following is a genomic window from Tripterygium wilfordii isolate XIE 37 chromosome 19, ASM1340144v1, whole genome shotgun sequence.
TTTACAAGTTTATATTCTGATAAGATAAATGATTTAAACAACACAAGGTACACTATAATCAAACTTGGTGTAAGACACAAGTATgtgataaataataaataaagcaaagaacaaaagaatgtAAAGAGTAGGGTTTAGAGAAATGCAAATAGAGATTAATAGTGTTTCGGCGACTTCACCAAGTCCTCCTACATCCACTCCCTAAGTGGAGTTCAATACACTGGAGTTCAATACACTATGGAAAAAGTGATTTTCAGGAGTTCACCACCAAAACTCGAAGGTTTTCAGAAGTTAACCCTCCTAACTTTTACACACGTGGTTTTAAAGACAAACCACAAAACTTTCTCACATGTACAAGGTAATCCCTCAAAGGGTTACAAAATTTAAGTACAAGGTTTCTCTCACAAAcgaatttgaaataaaatttaggAGGTAGGAACTCTCAAGTGTTTAGATGGCTCTCGGGTAGGATATGTGATATAGAGTATAGGAACTTTGAAGAACAACAATGGATATGTGAATATGAAACTCACGGGTAGAAAGTGATATCAAGAACTACAGCTTTGCTTGAAATAGACAGAATGAAGAGTGCACGGCTCAAACTTTTGTCAAGAATgttcgtgtttttttttatgcacaCGTTGCCTTGATATATAAGAGAGTAGGCTTTGTGACAATCTTCCATTACgtctttgattctgatttccttAATCATGCCTTCATTCAGCTCCACAATTTTCTCTTTAATATAAGGAAAGATGATCTCTCAATTTAACTTCAACTTTCGGTTGCATAATCTCTCGAGAATTAGCTAGAGTTTCTCTTCTTTAAAGATGAAATTAAACAATTCTCCATAATATTGCATTCAATGAATCACTAATTTCCCTCATATTAATCAGCCTTTCACATAGTAGGAAACATTAGTCTTGATTCTTTTCATCAGAGTTGAATTCTATTTGAGTGAATCCAATGACTTCTTTAAGAGACTGACATTTGAAATCTTGTGCCATGACACATAATCTAGACGACTTATGCATTTGGCCATCTCACTTGTCAAAGTAGCACTATCAAAAATTAGGTCGAAATTTCTAATTTTAGAACAACCTCTTTTAGTGGATTAGAAAGGTGCTTAGGAGTTTCTCAGTACGTCTTACGTCTTCCAAGATGATTCTTGGACTGCCGgaaacataaatataaatctAAACCTGAAATTATCTCAAAAATACTTGTAAACTCGTTtaagcttcatgcttgaaacatGAGTTAGTCAACATCAAATATTCAAACTTTTAGCATGGAATATAATATCACATATGTATGAATATACATGTAAAGTTTTAGTTCAAATAAATGTCATACagattcaaaaaataaaataaaaaatgtcatacGATCACATAATGAACCACTTAACACAATCAGCCTGAAACATAATAGATTAAATCTGGACAGCTATTCTGGCAGAAAATTTGAGCAAGTAAACGACAGAATTTTCCAATTATTTCTTCATAGaaaatgttcattatgatgtaTTTAAGGTGTCTACCAAGTTTCAGCTTAATTGaatttcatttgatataaaaacgatcaTTAACTTCTCAACTAGAATTAAAACACTTTAATGGAAATCGACTTTGTGCAAGTTTTAAAGGCAAACGTTTGGCATTCAAATTTGTCACATGATCCATTGAATCAAATAGCATGgcatgatacaatcatcaaaagtaaaatatagaacctttggtccaacaattAATTGGAGTAgaaaattaaatatcaatattttactctttttttacgtatatctttaaaataaatacaattttcaaaaaaataagtaaaaaatcAGGCATTTTAGTAAATGGTTATCAATGACGTCATTAAAGTAATCCCCACAACTCTTCCATGCGAaatttgagttcaaaattgtttGAGGTCTATTAATGAAACAATATGCTATGCCTAACTCTTCACTCtatcttcacttttttttttttttttttttttgccattatCTTCACATTTGAAAATGCTTATAAAACAATTATCAACAAGTGGAAGGTAAACAAAGATCTTTAATAGGCCTATTATTTTATGGTTCATGACATGGTATATTTGCTAACATATATTGTTCtatcaaataaaaaatccaATAACTTTTCTTTCACACATGGTCTCTAGCAGGCCTTGCAATTATTTATGGTAATCTTACCAATCATTGGTGGCTTGATGAGTTGTCTTATTCTTTACCCTTTCATATATTGTATAGTGTTCAAGTGTAAAAATTGGTATTGTTCTTTCATGTACATGGAGGAATTCTAATGTTTGGATGTATGGAGTACATAAAAGGGAATATGGAACTCATAATTCCGACCGacatgcaaatttagctttccaACTTTGGACATAGGAACCACTAGTTCCGGATAAGTAGGAATTGTGTCCTAATGATGAAAAGACAACCCAATAACCCTAGCCCCGGTCCCCGATTTATGCATCTCgacataaaaattatttaaatatattcGAAATTTACATGGGCAAAGGCACATAATTCTACTAATCAGAAACATAAATGGAATTATTATTGACCTATGTATCTTCTATTTCTAAGCTATTACATAGTATTTGCACTATTAAACCAACAATACTTCCGAATTTTAGTGCAAACTTTGGCTGCCTGAAAACGCAAGTAAAGCGCGAGAAATAGGAAGAGGCTGGCCCACAGAGCGACACAAGTCACCAGCGAAACACTAACCATGTACATCAATTTCTCTCTTCTCGGCTTCATCTCGTTCTTTTCGCTCTTTCTCTTCTCGAACTCCTCGTATCTCTCCACCTCTTCCGCTCTCTTGCTCTTCTTCAACTTCCGCCGACCGCTCCGCATAGCGTTTTGTAAAATGACCAAACTAGCCCGTCCGTCAAACCCCCTTTCCTCGAAGTCTACTATCTCCATGCTTACGTCATCCACCTGCATCTCGCCCTCGTAGACCCCGCTGCACGTGATCACCACCCTGCACTCCACGAACTCCGACGATTCCAGTCCCAACCGTCGATCTGCGATGATCGTCGAATAAAATAGCTGCACGTCGCCGGCCGTACTGCAAGGCCAATCGATCGAGACTGGTGTTCCCGAGGACAGATTGGCCGCCCGTTTCACAATCGGATCGATTACGATCCAACTCAAGCTCAATTTCTCCTTCAgatgttcaaccaaacaatcgATTTCTCCACGGTCTTGAATCGGAATCGAAATCGGTGATTTGGGAACTTGTAAATCAACCTTGAAGGGGTAACAAAGGAAATTCCTAGTCGTCGTGTTTGTTTCTTGAACTCTGGAGAATATGATCTTGTCGTTGTAGTAGATATCCACGGCCGATATCAAATCCGACGGCCCCGGCGAGCGATCTTGATAATAATGATGATTCTGGTCTGATAACGGATAGTTTTGGTGGTGATCGAGAAGTGGGAAGGAATCTAAGAAGAAGGAGCGGTGACCGCCTGGGAAACTAGAGATGAGCTGGCGAACACGAGAGTTGCCGATGGAGTTCCACGTAGCTGCACAGATCTCTCGCCACAATTCTTCGTCGGCAGAGACAGCGCGCAACTCCGACGAGGCGCAGGAGAGAGCAGCGAGAGATGGGCCGTCGAGTCGGGTCAGGATGTGGGCCTGGATGATGTCGGTACTCAAAGTGGTTATGGTCATTTTTGAGAGTGTGTGCATTTAGGGCAGATGGATTCAGCTTCTTTATATGTAAGATTAGGGGGTTTTGAAGGGAAACTATTTGTGGTTAGGGGGGCAATTGCATAGAagtcaaataaataattgaGAAGAGTTTTATTTGTTGTCATGAAAGGTTGAAAGATCAACTTTATTATTATATAGCAACAAATTCAATGTATCATATCTAATCACAAGCCAAATCTGAAGTAATAACAAGCTTTTGGGCTTTAATTATTCTATATTAAACTCTCAACCACTCTACTTataaaaaaatctcaacaactatttttttttaaaaatgtacaTATGCCACATAAAATGTATTGAGGGGGCATGGTCCATGGTGTAGTCAAAAATTTATAAGAGGAGAAGTTAAAGGATGGAGGGATTTAGAAGCAGAACCTAAAAATTTTTTCAGAACTATTTATTGAAAAGTGATTGAGATTGcgtaaatatttatatagtaaTATAGTTATTAAATTATTGAAGTTGTGCCAGACGTTTTTCAATAAATCAAAATCAGTTATTAACTTTTCGGATGTGCGTTCAATAAATTCATAAGCTCGTACAATCACTTATATACTACAAATCTAGGACTCTATTTGGTTGATCATTTGAAAGTATCATATATGCTAATTGTAAACTAGTATATTAATTGATAGTATATAATGTTGTCTAAAATATGGTGACTGtttgttttaaatttcaatCTTTATTGATAGCAtttattacatccaaaatattGTGTCAAATTACATACATGCACAATTCATTATAAAACGaaatcaatcaattatcaaattgtGCCATATTTCAAAAGATTTACAGACATGTTCaacactaaaaaataaaaaataaattattatatctTTAAAAAGTTCAAGACTATCGTGGGTCTAGGGCGAGAAGCTCTACGGGGTCTAGGGTAACCGAAGCTATGCGTGGGTATAAATTGTGGAAACAGTGAAATCGTGAAGAGTTCAGGGTGAAAAGGATTTAGAGTACATTTAATTTTGGATGTTTAAAGATTAGAACTATGAAATGCTACCGAAATACTTCCTTGAAGTAATATTCCGAAATGCTCCAAAAGAAATACCACTTTATGGTACTTCAAACGACACTTGAGTCATTAGTTGGAATGGTaaagatgatgtgtatcactcTAATGAGCAAGGTTCAATTCCCCctccccatttaaaaaaaaattacttcaaaTGACCATATAATGTTACTTCAAATGACCAAAGGGAGCTTAagacaaataaatcaaaaatatcATGAAAACTCTCAATATTTCCAAAGTAACACCCTGACATAAAGTATTTTCCAATATAGCACTACACTCCATCGAAGTTGGCGTGTTTCTTGACTCTACTACTGTTGCATTGCGTGATGCATTTAATGACTTTACTGCTGTCATTGCAAATAATTGATTGGGAAATTGCCGCGACATTCTGGACGAGGTTGATGAGGGACACTGATTTGAAGAGGTTATAGGCCCTAATGTTGAAACTACGCCCCAACATGGTCGTAGATATACTATAGGTCCATCACGCCGACGTAGTCACATTCTCCGTGCAACTGACTTTACTATGCATCCATCCCAACTGACGTATAATGAGGTTGGTCCATCCACTACTCCCGCCGCATGGAGTAGGCAAAGGACCATGTGATATTTGCTAACACTAGAATCATATAAcattttatgtgtttatttttacTCTTTCGAATAAGATGGTTTGTCTATGTTGGATCAAGAATCACTCTTTTATGTATTTTGCTGGATATTGAAGGGTTATTTTGATTTACAAAAACACTCTCggaattcaatttttttggcaagttggatttcaattttttccttTGCTTATTAGTGAATTTTGTTCATTCAGGCCAATTGGAATGACGtgaatgaacaaaaaatatcaatCACGCCTATGATATAGGCGTGATTGATATCACAATTACTTTCACACTAATGCAAAAATGATCACGCCATCTACATTGGAGAATATGATGGCGTGATCGTAAAATAATTTCAAGAAACACGCCAACTTCGATGGCGTAtagtgttatattgggaaataatTTCATCCCAATATTATGTTAGGAAATACTTTATGTGAGGGAGTTGCTTTGGAAAAAAACTCACCACTCTTGACTCTTGGTAACCTAGACAAGACGCGTttgaaaattaagaaataaaagTATGAAAAACCGTCCGTCTAGAAGGGGGTGGTGCACGCAAGCCTTCGAGAAGACTTTGATTCGAAATTCTCTTCTTCTACCCTCTCTAATAATTAAAGGTTACTAGAAGTGGAGACAAAAGAAGCGTTTCTTTTATAAAAAGTTGTTCTCGAAGGAATCATTAATTCTTCCCCACTTGCCTTCTATTTTAATTGTCTTTTTTCTAGTGGTTATCCCCTTAATCAGCAATGACTTCTAGTGTTTATCCTCAACAGTCTAGCTGGGTAGAAATAAATGTTTAGTTTTGATCAatctcaatgtcatcaaatcgtATCGAAGGTTCTGAGTTTAATTTTctttacaaataatatttttgtggtcacACGTTGAATTTTAACTCAACTTATCATAtcgtagggctgttattggtacggttaccgttaccaaacacggaataccgttaccataccaattctttcggtaactcaaaaaatgttaccgttaccgttaccggaagagtcggtataccgatggtcggtataccgatcgatcggtaatggtaagtcggtaattggtaaatttaccaattcttaaacttatttaaaaaagagaaagaaaaaaaaaatacatcaagtagtattgtgtttaatagtcattgtatgaaagtacaacactttcatcttgcctacaataccaataataaaagtaatagattaatgagaaggatcattgtgctacatgtgaataagagaaaatacctatcaatcggagaaaaaaagaaaggagaattcacataacattattccaacaatctataacggaaaatctttcatttcattaatttctaatatttttagtatccgaagtgttttaaactccatagcatgaaagctagaagaaacaagataaataaagataaaagaccataatggaaatggagaagaaaagcatgtaatcaataccaacaaagcattttgttatgtagcaaacgctgctttaaagttaatgaaattgctacgagtgatatataaatgataaccctaaaaataataaatggtctagattaaattagatcaatctaatggtcataattaaataaaactaaaactaaaaataatattaatatatatttaatatatatgtcggtaatcgggaaatttaccggttttgaactttgcttaccgttaccgttaccgaaatcatcggtaaatttaccgtaccgaacaattggtaacggtataccaatcttctgttattttcggtaaccaattgatcggtaatggtataccaatggataatttaccataccaataacagccctatcATATCGTAAAGTGAGAAATTTCTATAAACGCATACATGATGActcgagtttaaactcatatcgaatattcaaataACTAAATTATATGATGTTGCTCTcggttatccaaaaaaaattgagccaGTTGAATCACCCAAAAATTTCATATATTCTTCACAATAAAAGAAAGGTTGGCATGTACCCCATAAATAAGCAATATCTAAATATACACATTCCCTCCTCATTGGATAGATCGgtcatttatttttgttgttgttgttctccAATGTCGGGTGTTCATCTCGATGTAGTATCTCAGATGTCTTGTTGATACCGAAagagtttagtttttttttgtttgttttgttattttttgttttattggctTCTATCTAGTTTATTCCAGTTTGTACTCCATCTTCTATGATGCCCCGAGTTCCAAACAATTTTATTTGAACTCCATTTCAACATAACTGAATCTATGAATCTATCAGGTCTATGACCTTTTTCAGAAAAATATCcatctttttaaaaataaataaataaaggagatttattactttattgaaaaaattatatatatatcgataAAATTAAAGTTGCATAAGTTAAATTCGACCTAGAACCTTGTTTATCACTAGATTACCTTTGATCTAACCAAAATCAAAGCTTCAATTTGTATAGTAATTAATGTTGATCTCTGAAAATATCAATACAATTTTTGATGTTGTCATAAACTATAGGTTGAACCACTGGTCTGCTCGGTCAACTCATACAGTAAGATATTTGTACAATTAAAGAATTTTTATTCTAAATTATTTattgagggaaaaaaagattttaattaaattaaaaaaatatttaattgaatattacttttttcatgatttaaaaaattaaggtatttgataattataattacaattaaaatttcaaaagtatttaattaatgaaattagTTCATTGTATTTCAAGATTAAGGAATAATTAAAATGAAcacaaatttaagaaaaaactaAGGGTTCTAATGAAGAAAATTGAGGAATTCTGAATACTAATTCTTTTGTATAactaattatttaaatttatggAAGTCTGAAATTGGCCAGTTGGACGGGCCAAATTGTCTGAGTTAAAACTGGGTTTATTACTTCAATCTAGTTGATCATATTAATAGTTTTTTAATGATGTTGAATCGAACCATGTATCAAATCCCAATTTAACCGGCTGGATGGATCAGTTCGTTCCTGCTATGAAaatagatgaacattatttgcacctcgTTTTTTACCCATTAActctttaaaaacacactagagtggggtgtatttaataaaaaatatgatgCAAATAATAAATATGACACGTGGGACTGTGGGGTCCACCACTCGCTAAGAGCATGTTACAGACTGACAGGAGCTAGAATATTTTATATTAaggtttgttcattttgtagataACCTGGTTGTATTTGATATGAAATCTAAGGATAGTTGTTAGAAATCAAGACGGTCTAAGCAGGATTTGTCAGGAAGGCTAAAATATAGGGACTTATTGTCAaagttgttttatttaattttaaaacagtTTGTTAACTGAACAGAAAGATTTTTGTTGAATAAGAGCAGAGGAAGCAcaagaaatttcaaaatttacagCCTACACATTCATAAATTACCTCAGACATGTTTTCAACAATTGTACGACAACCAGAAATCAGAATCATTTTCGTCCTGTACTTTAAACAAGAAAGCATATTCCCACATTCAAGCAAATAACAACAGTAAGAAATTATTACCGTCAAGCTCTTCCCCTTAACACTCAACATATGGCCTACATTCCAGGAGAGTGTAGCATGCTACATATTCTTAGTGTTCTCATATCCACCTTGAAGAAGGGAAACGACTTGAGACTTTTACCAAGATCCCCATTACTTTGAGAATATTGCAGTTATGAAGACCATGAAGACTATAAGAAGAACAGGAAAAGAGATTCACACCCATCTCGCATCAAACATAGATTCCGTGTCTACAAACTTTACTGCTTTCTTAGCATGACTCCGATCAATTATCTTTAGCCCATTTTTTACTTTCAAGTCTCCGTGGCTGTAGCCTTTGTGGCTATGTTTATTTTATCTTGTAAATCACGCTCTTTCATACATTCTAGGATGTGTTTCTAATgaaaatcctaatgcattccagtgatgtattgttttttatttcgTTAATAGAAGTGTTTTCATTCCGGTGTTAGTCTAATATCTCCTACTTTTCTCATTTGatacaaattaaattataagTTCTTTCGGGAAAGCAACCGCGAACAAGTAATTTTGTGTTCTCAGACTGCACACAACTCATTTGGTGACAGGTCACATTTGGTGCAACCCCATATCAAAATATTTAGGCTGACAGCAAGTGCTAACACACCTGAATACGCATATCATCATCGTATCCAACACTCCTATTCCCACAATCCAGGATCAACGAATCTCTTGTCCAGCGTAGAAAATCTTCAATATTTTTGTCACACTCGGTAAAACTCTGAGAGTCAGACGCGACTAATTTACTGTccagcacaaaatagagcaaGCAAttacttcaaattttttttgttcctttcaACTAATGGTTAATGGTGTTCCAATagtccttttatttttcttataaaatCTGTGAAAAACActgatgtttctttttttttttccctacatGACCtggttttttttccaatttgaaaatgatattttgtCCCCTATTATTTGTATTACCTAATAAAAAAGACATTATTTTTGGTTCTATTATCGTGTAATGTACAGGAAGAATCTGATAATGATCTTTTGTCTCCTATTCTCTGTTAATCTTAGAGATCTGACGCGGAGTGAATCACCTCGAAACCTTTTACGTGTAAAAGGAATAGGAGATGACCTTTCATTGTTTGGGGACTCTCCAGTGGTTAAGGTAGAAGTTTTCAAAATTAGAAGCTCATCTTGGTTCTCTTCTTTCCTAGCCTTTGAACGATGATGAACCTACTCTAGAACTTCATTATGAAGTAACCATATTCAAAGCCTGTTATGCCATTTAAGATTGCACATAAAATATGAGAAAACGAAAATGAATTAAGCCAAAAAATTATAGAGCATATACATATTTAGAATTACAAAATagaagtgtgtatatatatatgagatatgAGACGATGGTTGGCTCAATGTTGAAAGCATGTGCCCTTCCTCGAGGAAATCATGGGCTAGACGTGTTTTTAGTAGTAAAGTCAACATTTTGAGTTGGAATTAGGTTTTCCTTCTCTTGTGTTTTGGATAGCCTATAAGAGTTCATGTTTGTACAACTTTCTAAGGTGTCCCAGGAAGTCTTGGTGTCTAGGGAGTCCTAGAGACGGTTTGAGGTGTGAGAGTCCAAAGAAATATATTTGTGggttagttcttgagttcaagagctcatctcttttgtaatcttcttcaCATTAGTGGAATTTTACATTGTTCTTCACCCGAAGACATATGTAAGTTGTGTCGAACCTCGTTAAATCTTGtgtcttcttttctcttttttgtttctacaTACTTTCTACATAAGAGTTTTGTTCATTAATTCACAAtaaattggtatcgaagccaggtTCAATGGCTCTTGCAAAACTCAAGATAGAAAAGTTTGATGGAGAGAATTGTTTCAATTTGTGGCGTATCAAGATACGCGCACTTTTGCGACAACAAGGTTTGACAAAGATTTTGGCTGTAGAAGAGGCATCCAAATTATCCGAAGAGACGGTGGTATAGATGGACGAGAAGGCACATAGTGTGATTCAATTATCTCTTGCAGATGTAGTCCTCAATGAGGTCGTAGACGTAGAAACAGCAAAAGGGCTATGGGACAAGCTAGAAAGCTTGTATATGAGGAAGTCTCTGACAAACTAGTTGTATCTAAAACAACAGTTGTATACCCTCAAGATGGGTTCTAGATCTCAGATATAGGTGGAGATTCAGATGAGAGCATTAGGTGGAGTGTAGGTTGGTACTCTAGTTTGGTTTGAGGCAGAGAATTCTCAAAGAAAACAAGGTGGACATTTTTAGATGAGAAGCACAGTTTGGAAAGCACTTACTAAGGTAGAGAATATGGGGTTCTATATTCCAAAGTTGTCAAAGCAAGTGAGGCTAATTGACAGACTTCTAGTACATCGATTTATGTTGTGGATTCGACAAACAAGTTCAAAGAGCATTTTGACTTGGTCAGAGTTAATCtctaaagtttgatattttgttgatgaaGACTATATGAATcccaaattttattaaatacaccccAATCTTAAAGCACCACAGTTAAATACATAACATTATTGAGTATACCcccattttcaattttttctaaaaattcaaTCTGCATTCCCtttcccaaacccaaacccaaacccaaaccctaaatctACAACTCTGCCTCCTCTCTTCTTGTTCCATTTGAGTTCATCTGTTCTTGCTCTGATCCttgttcttcctcctcctcttcttcatgcT
Proteins encoded in this region:
- the LOC119986219 gene encoding F-box protein At2g27310-like codes for the protein MHTLSKMTITTLSTDIIQAHILTRLDGPSLAALSCASSELRAVSADEELWREICAATWNSIGNSRVRQLISSFPGGHRSFFLDSFPLLDHHQNYPLSDQNHHYYQDRSPGPSDLISAVDIYYNDKIIFSRVQETNTTTRNFLCYPFKVDLQVPKSPISIPIQDRGEIDCLVEHLKEKLSLSWIVIDPIVKRAANLSSGTPVSIDWPCSTAGDVQLFYSTIIADRRLGLESSEFVECRVVITCSGVYEGEMQVDDVSMEIVDFEERGFDGRASLVILQNAMRSGRRKLKKSKRAEEVERYEEFEKRKSEKNEMKPRREKLMYMVSVSLVTCVALWASLFLFLALYLRFQAAKVCTKIRKYCWFNSANTM